Proteins from one Armatimonadota bacterium genomic window:
- a CDS encoding response regulator transcription factor: MVDLPPALHETFARPLRSLDLEPIQASRPEEIRDVLFDNQIAAALVHFGRDVPRGAAHARALRKHPAGRDLPLLALLHASSLAGFPLDCGVDELLILPVTAEEVFLRLRFVFWRTSGGEAEGVLKIGNVTIDVPGMHVRVKGVSVELTYKEFALLRYFVENDGLALPRTRILDAVWGEDYYGGDRTVDIHIRRLRAKLPELAHCIQTVHGVGYRFVASPETV, encoded by the coding sequence GTGGTTGACCTGCCGCCGGCACTGCACGAGACCTTCGCCCGTCCCCTCCGATCCCTTGACCTCGAGCCCATTCAGGCCAGCCGTCCCGAAGAGATACGTGACGTTCTTTTCGACAACCAGATCGCTGCTGCGCTTGTCCATTTCGGGCGAGATGTGCCCCGCGGAGCCGCGCATGCCCGAGCCTTGCGGAAACACCCCGCCGGCCGCGATTTACCGCTTCTCGCCTTGCTTCATGCCAGTTCCCTTGCGGGGTTCCCCCTGGACTGCGGCGTCGACGAGCTGTTGATCCTACCGGTCACCGCCGAGGAAGTCTTCCTGCGCCTGCGCTTCGTATTCTGGCGAACCAGTGGCGGCGAGGCCGAGGGCGTGCTGAAAATCGGTAACGTCACCATCGATGTTCCAGGGATGCATGTACGCGTGAAAGGCGTTTCGGTTGAGCTCACCTACAAGGAGTTCGCGCTTCTTCGCTATTTCGTGGAAAACGATGGTCTGGCCTTGCCCCGGACGCGCATTCTCGATGCCGTCTGGGGCGAGGACTATTACGGTGGCGACCGCACCGTTGACATTCACATCAGGCGCCTGAGGGCCAAGCTGCCCGAACTTGCACACTGCATCCAGACTGTGCATGGCGTGGGCTACCGCTTCGTCGCATCACCCGAGACGGTATAG
- a CDS encoding 4Fe-4S binding protein yields METRRVVLRFPKHLLDKPITSQLVRQFDLEFNILRADITQESEGLLIMGLTGKKANLEKGLRWAREQGVEIQPLSKDVVRNEKACTHCGACINVCPTDALTIDLETRDVIFNANRCIACELCVPACPFRAMEVAF; encoded by the coding sequence ATGGAAACCCGAAGAGTGGTTCTGCGCTTCCCGAAGCATCTGCTGGACAAGCCCATCACGTCTCAACTTGTGCGCCAGTTCGACCTGGAGTTCAACATCCTGCGTGCTGACATCACCCAGGAGTCCGAAGGCCTGCTCATCATGGGGCTCACCGGGAAGAAAGCCAACCTCGAGAAAGGCCTGCGCTGGGCGCGCGAACAGGGCGTTGAGATTCAGCCCCTATCCAAGGATGTGGTGCGCAACGAGAAAGCCTGCACTCACTGCGGAGCCTGCATCAACGTCTGCCCCACCGACGCGTTGACCATCGACTTGGAAACGCGCGATGTCATCTTCAACGCGAATCGATGCATCGCCTGTGAGCTCTGCGTTCCTGCGTGCCCCTTCAGGGCCATGGAAGTTGCGTTCTGA
- a CDS encoding tetratricopeptide repeat protein, whose translation MSDTPGGPSFAADYLLRILTALAEDERLRAALGENPLSRLVLRVQDDGLVVEPTLETETSDEILAAISDAVSDALGRAEAPAGSVLLPPGLSRPSAGIGPHLIAARSHLNSGNPGRALAIIEGALKRWPDNVELCTYHAVTLAALGHLEQGVAAYERVLELSPRSIFALSGAAQLLIRLGRWRAARRYVDRGLELRADDPSLLHLLALCYEHAREYEAAEETLKQALKADPDLHGAMGDLQRIRTSRRVFEEVEFVDDEDEEKEPEIVLDAADIAPAMASPVPSVETTCGDHGASWARAARSPVPADSVPCPDCGELNPRPTAFCIKCGCRMRR comes from the coding sequence CCGAGGATGAGCGCCTGCGTGCGGCGCTGGGCGAGAATCCTCTCTCGCGCCTGGTATTGCGTGTTCAGGATGACGGGCTAGTGGTAGAGCCGACGCTGGAGACGGAGACGTCGGATGAAATCCTGGCGGCGATCAGCGACGCGGTTTCAGACGCCCTGGGGAGAGCGGAGGCGCCGGCGGGGAGCGTGTTATTGCCACCGGGACTTTCAAGGCCGAGCGCGGGCATCGGTCCCCATCTCATCGCTGCACGCTCGCACCTCAACTCGGGCAATCCCGGCAGGGCGCTGGCAATCATCGAAGGCGCACTGAAACGCTGGCCGGACAATGTGGAGCTCTGCACGTACCACGCGGTGACCCTGGCGGCCCTGGGCCACCTGGAGCAGGGCGTTGCAGCCTATGAGCGGGTGCTGGAGCTGAGCCCCCGGAGCATTTTCGCGCTCTCCGGCGCGGCGCAATTGCTGATCCGCCTGGGACGGTGGCGGGCGGCCCGGCGTTACGTTGATCGCGGGCTGGAACTGCGCGCCGACGATCCATCACTACTCCATCTGTTGGCCCTGTGTTACGAACACGCTCGCGAGTACGAGGCCGCCGAGGAGACGCTGAAGCAGGCGCTCAAGGCAGACCCTGACCTGCACGGAGCGATGGGAGACCTGCAGCGCATCCGTACCTCGCGGCGGGTATTTGAGGAAGTCGAGTTTGTGGATGATGAGGACGAGGAGAAGGAACCGGAGATCGTGCTCGATGCAGCTGACATCGCTCCGGCGATGGCGTCCCCGGTGCCTTCCGTTGAAACCACCTGCGGCGACCATGGCGCAAGCTGGGCAAGGGCTGCCCGGTCTCCCGTCCCCGCCGATTCCGTCCCGTGCCCAGACTGCGGCGAACTCAACCCCCGCCCGACCGCCTTCTGCATCAAATGCGGTTGTCGTATGAGGCGGTAG
- a CDS encoding beta-galactosidase produces the protein MIRSLLVCLLAIGGYCIGLADVDIGPWVFIYGVHDPAAIDRLPALGCNVAYIAPEVVDTIGLGAGADLIDRAGAAGLKSIVAIPTVLNVPGRLPSAGGEAYREWVTGVIRTVVERFGDNPNVIAWATGDLLEEAIDYNESDFRAFLQRRYSSIQALNTAWEASFGDFGQASQNEARKIDETMPLGVGRASLDVADYRLKAFHDVMQHWARTIKALDPNRPLLTGRLSRYRSCLAVPDEYDIICPWASPDTLESDLLAHNMHAVAIARRAGKFAVIPCLDVPLDEVASKRGDLQRWIGLAGIHGARGIGLADWSRLQLSPAPAVVEADVQRCAAAALTGDTLRISPISGFAMLYQPYAGGLSTATGPAYGFIDGPAEGEPGSPFADFRLGCRFGFPEYLTLDDLTATNVSRYSAIVAPVALGLPEPVSRQLSDYVREGGALITDLGAGMRQTGSWLHLPELLSSTFGIRRLVQMRHETGANLRVSWAPPWLPSMLRGTQTRGTFRDLSVGSPRASVSSGVDKRRETSGPASQSKSWHVSGPVCFADLDQSAGAVAVLTTAAEEGRRVIAGIIGNQCGDGVALFATHQLWANWQSSDPVYAALHHDLLASRPLVEIVQAPFWTAGLCATATQDGVAVFNGTTETASADVIAHAASDALHRNCVCTFSAFARTPQGLRSGAVQLSVDVPALRTVHCPRTPITLEPYRGTCAAKLLEYSRQRVRFEFGGTGAPIAPGPDGVLGVGEGEDTVVRLRLRDGDYAVNVGSFHTITLDHGRGRVERLQVESGLNRALEVTLNARKALVTVEPARR, from the coding sequence ATGATCCGATCCTTGTTGGTCTGCCTCCTGGCTATCGGTGGGTACTGTATCGGGCTTGCCGATGTGGACATCGGGCCCTGGGTATTCATCTATGGTGTCCACGACCCAGCCGCGATTGATCGCCTCCCGGCACTGGGCTGCAACGTCGCCTATATCGCGCCCGAGGTGGTAGACACCATCGGCCTTGGAGCCGGCGCCGACCTCATCGATCGTGCAGGAGCGGCGGGGCTCAAGTCAATCGTCGCAATTCCTACGGTTCTCAATGTACCGGGGCGCCTGCCATCCGCGGGCGGCGAAGCTTACCGGGAGTGGGTCACCGGCGTCATTCGCACGGTGGTTGAACGTTTCGGGGACAACCCCAATGTGATTGCCTGGGCCACGGGGGATCTGCTCGAGGAAGCCATCGACTACAATGAGTCCGACTTCCGCGCCTTCTTACAGCGCCGATATTCCTCAATCCAGGCTCTCAACACAGCCTGGGAAGCTTCCTTCGGCGACTTCGGCCAGGCCAGCCAGAACGAAGCGCGGAAGATTGACGAGACAATGCCTCTGGGTGTGGGCAGAGCTTCGCTGGATGTCGCGGATTACCGTCTCAAGGCTTTCCACGACGTGATGCAGCACTGGGCACGAACCATCAAGGCCCTCGATCCGAACCGGCCGCTACTCACGGGCCGTCTCTCGCGCTACCGCTCCTGCCTCGCGGTGCCCGACGAGTATGACATCATCTGCCCCTGGGCCTCGCCCGACACCCTTGAATCGGATCTGCTTGCCCACAATATGCACGCAGTCGCCATCGCCCGCCGCGCAGGGAAGTTCGCCGTCATCCCCTGCCTCGACGTGCCGCTTGACGAGGTGGCTTCAAAGCGAGGCGACCTGCAGCGCTGGATCGGCCTCGCGGGGATCCACGGGGCCCGGGGCATCGGCCTCGCGGACTGGTCACGGCTGCAACTCAGCCCCGCGCCGGCGGTGGTCGAAGCTGATGTTCAACGTTGTGCGGCCGCCGCACTCACCGGGGACACCCTGCGCATCAGTCCGATCTCCGGGTTCGCTATGCTCTACCAGCCCTACGCCGGGGGACTGTCCACCGCCACCGGACCTGCCTACGGGTTCATCGACGGCCCTGCCGAGGGTGAGCCGGGTTCGCCCTTCGCCGATTTCCGCCTGGGCTGCCGCTTCGGCTTCCCGGAGTACCTCACGCTCGATGACCTCACCGCCACCAATGTCTCGCGCTACAGCGCGATCGTCGCCCCTGTGGCGCTGGGCCTTCCCGAGCCGGTCTCGCGCCAGCTGTCGGACTACGTGCGCGAGGGCGGCGCGCTCATCACCGATCTCGGCGCCGGAATGCGTCAGACCGGCTCGTGGCTTCACCTTCCCGAACTGCTTTCGTCCACCTTTGGCATCCGACGCCTGGTGCAGATGCGTCACGAAACGGGCGCGAATCTGCGGGTAAGCTGGGCGCCGCCATGGCTGCCCTCGATGCTGCGAGGGACCCAGACGCGAGGTACCTTCCGCGACCTGTCCGTCGGCAGTCCCCGCGCAAGCGTCTCCAGCGGAGTGGATAAGCGGCGCGAAACATCAGGTCCGGCTTCCCAGAGCAAGTCCTGGCATGTCTCTGGCCCTGTCTGTTTCGCCGATCTCGACCAGAGCGCAGGCGCTGTCGCCGTGCTCACCACCGCCGCTGAGGAAGGACGCCGGGTTATCGCCGGCATCATCGGTAACCAGTGTGGAGATGGTGTAGCCCTGTTCGCTACCCACCAGCTGTGGGCCAACTGGCAGAGCAGCGATCCTGTCTATGCAGCGCTGCACCACGATCTCCTGGCGTCACGTCCGCTCGTGGAGATTGTGCAGGCGCCTTTCTGGACCGCCGGCCTGTGCGCCACCGCCACGCAGGACGGGGTTGCGGTGTTCAATGGGACCACAGAAACTGCATCGGCCGATGTGATTGCCCACGCCGCATCCGACGCGCTACACCGCAACTGTGTCTGCACATTCTCCGCCTTTGCCCGTACACCCCAGGGGCTTCGCTCCGGTGCGGTGCAGTTGTCGGTAGACGTACCGGCCTTGAGAACAGTCCATTGCCCACGCACGCCCATCACCCTCGAGCCATACCGGGGCACGTGCGCGGCAAAGCTCCTGGAGTATTCCCGGCAGCGGGTTCGCTTCGAGTTTGGGGGCACGGGAGCGCCGATCGCCCCTGGGCCTGACGGGGTACTTGGGGTGGGTGAAGGCGAAGACACCGTCGTCCGCTTGCGTCTGCGAGACGGGGACTATGCGGTAAACGTCGGTTCCTTTCACACGATAACCCTCGACCATGGGCGGGGCCGGGTCGAGCGTCTGCAGGTCGAATCAGGGCTGAACCGGGCTCTGGAAGTGACCCTCAACGCCCGGAAAGCGCTGGTTACAGTGGAGCCCGCGAGAAGGTGA
- a CDS encoding UPF0280 family protein — MTGFQPRTYRRSMKAADLTGFRLVVAESDLHIQVATGSGETGHGLLEQCRATALAATKAVRREIAAEIALRPEFGTSLKPLDMRPESPDPVAQMIRAAALAGVGPMAAVAGTVAEFVARSLSALASDVIVENGGDLYIITTRPRTIAIFAGDSPLSNRVALQLPGPCELSVCTSSGTVGHSRSFGKADAALIASEDGAFADAAATALGNRVSSPSDIEAALEWAASLDGVRQALIIVGSAMGVWGELEIGRV; from the coding sequence ATGACTGGCTTCCAGCCTCGCACGTACCGTCGATCCATGAAGGCCGCCGACCTCACGGGATTCCGCCTGGTCGTGGCCGAATCCGACCTGCATATCCAGGTCGCTACCGGGTCGGGCGAGACGGGCCACGGATTGTTGGAGCAGTGCCGCGCAACAGCCCTGGCAGCAACGAAGGCAGTTCGTCGCGAGATCGCCGCGGAGATCGCTCTTCGCCCGGAGTTCGGCACCAGTCTCAAGCCACTCGACATGCGCCCGGAGTCGCCCGACCCAGTCGCGCAGATGATCCGCGCAGCCGCACTGGCCGGCGTCGGTCCCATGGCGGCGGTCGCCGGCACGGTTGCCGAGTTCGTTGCGCGCAGCCTGTCTGCCCTGGCGAGCGACGTCATCGTTGAGAATGGGGGAGACCTGTACATCATCACCACGAGGCCCCGCACCATCGCCATTTTTGCCGGCGATTCCCCCCTGAGCAACCGGGTGGCACTCCAGTTGCCTGGCCCGTGCGAGCTGTCTGTCTGCACGTCCTCCGGCACCGTCGGCCACTCACGGAGCTTCGGGAAAGCCGATGCCGCCCTGATCGCGTCTGAGGATGGAGCCTTCGCCGATGCCGCTGCAACGGCCCTCGGCAACCGCGTGAGCTCGCCGTCGGACATCGAAGCCGCCCTGGAATGGGCTGCAAGCCTTGACGGCGTCCGGCAGGCGCTTATAATCGTTGGCAGTGCCATGGGCGTTTGGGGTGAGCTCGAGATAGGGCGGGTCTGA
- a CDS encoding glutamine amidotransferase family protein: MHRLPPFKIHAACGTCGIIDRKRNRFRVHDLVNAMANMRERGNGLGAGFVAYGIFPDHADDYCLQTMLLDAAALDRTREYLNSVCTVVHDEVIPTRKTATITDEPLLWRFFVQPLAEKVAAKAEWTEQDYMVDVVMTINRDIDGAYVASSGKNMGIFKGVGYPEPIAEYYRLEDYEGYIWISHTRFPTNTGGWWGGAHPFGILDWSIVHNGEISSYGVNKRYVQSWGYECTLFTDSEVISYLFDLLCRKHGLSIEMASLAMAPPEWEQIDVEQQPELKKLYSAMRQVYPGALLNGPFAVIAGHEGGMVGLSDRLKLRPLAAAEKGDKGYIASEEAAIWAAAGQPDRSWPIDAGKPVRFDLQEA; encoded by the coding sequence ATGCACAGACTACCGCCTTTCAAGATCCACGCTGCCTGCGGCACCTGCGGGATCATCGACCGCAAGCGCAACCGTTTCCGGGTCCATGACCTCGTCAATGCCATGGCGAATATGCGCGAACGCGGCAATGGCCTGGGTGCAGGATTTGTCGCCTACGGCATCTTCCCGGACCACGCCGACGACTACTGTCTGCAGACAATGCTCCTGGACGCAGCGGCACTTGACCGCACCCGCGAGTACCTGAACTCCGTCTGCACTGTTGTCCATGATGAGGTCATCCCCACCCGCAAGACGGCGACGATCACCGATGAGCCGCTCCTGTGGCGCTTCTTTGTCCAGCCGCTTGCGGAGAAGGTCGCGGCGAAGGCCGAATGGACGGAGCAGGACTACATGGTGGATGTGGTCATGACCATCAACCGGGATATCGACGGTGCCTATGTGGCGTCCAGCGGCAAGAATATGGGAATCTTCAAAGGTGTCGGCTATCCCGAGCCCATCGCGGAATACTATCGTCTCGAGGACTACGAGGGCTACATCTGGATCTCCCACACCCGATTCCCGACAAACACCGGGGGTTGGTGGGGCGGCGCACACCCATTCGGCATTCTTGACTGGTCTATCGTCCACAATGGTGAAATCTCTTCCTACGGGGTGAACAAGCGGTACGTCCAGTCCTGGGGCTATGAATGCACGTTGTTCACAGATTCCGAGGTCATCAGCTACTTGTTCGACCTTCTCTGCCGCAAGCACGGCCTGAGCATTGAGATGGCATCTCTGGCCATGGCCCCGCCCGAATGGGAGCAGATCGACGTCGAGCAGCAGCCCGAGCTGAAAAAACTGTATTCCGCGATGCGTCAGGTCTACCCGGGCGCGCTGCTCAACGGTCCCTTCGCAGTTATTGCCGGGCACGAGGGGGGCATGGTCGGTCTCAGCGACCGCCTCAAGTTGCGTCCGCTTGCGGCCGCCGAGAAGGGCGACAAGGGCTACATTGCCAGTGAGGAGGCGGCCATCTGGGCCGCTGCGGGGCAACCTGACCGTTCCTGGCCCATCGACGCCGGGAAACCAGTGCGGTTTGACCTACAGGAGGCATAA
- a CDS encoding site-2 protease family protein yields MAALATTLLFFASVLLHELSHSFVARRMGIGVSRITLFIFGGVAQVDEEPRTPRQELLISIAGPAMSVLLAAVFGAVAMLLRNRWGTTIPGLCLERVAQVNLVLAIFNMVPGFPLDGGRILRSLLWMGWSDRVRSTRVASVFGQMVGYALAGIGVLQGVALASPWLGIFYVGMGLLLASVARGTYRRELVQAALDATPVWHFAVPPELSFPLGTPLSYAAPYLLARGGGMPVPVLLDSQPVGILSRDPVAAIPPWQWTQLRVEDVMDTLREEMVLRTSQSASAALDRMQRENRSSLMLVDQWGNFGGIVTAASLHAALASMQG; encoded by the coding sequence GTGGCAGCCCTCGCCACTACGCTGCTTTTCTTCGCCTCAGTCCTGCTCCACGAGCTTTCCCATTCCTTTGTGGCGCGGCGCATGGGCATCGGGGTCAGCCGCATCACCCTCTTCATCTTCGGCGGCGTTGCACAGGTCGATGAGGAGCCGAGGACGCCCCGCCAGGAACTGCTTATATCCATCGCCGGACCTGCCATGAGCGTCCTGCTGGCGGCGGTCTTCGGCGCCGTGGCAATGCTCCTGCGCAATCGGTGGGGCACCACCATTCCCGGTCTGTGTCTGGAGCGTGTGGCGCAGGTCAACCTGGTGCTGGCGATTTTCAACATGGTGCCCGGCTTTCCCCTGGATGGCGGCCGCATCCTGCGCTCCCTCTTGTGGATGGGCTGGTCGGATCGGGTGCGCTCTACCCGTGTCGCCTCGGTCTTCGGACAGATGGTCGGGTACGCCCTGGCCGGCATTGGGGTTCTGCAAGGCGTCGCCCTGGCCTCCCCCTGGCTGGGTATCTTCTACGTGGGCATGGGCTTGTTGCTGGCGTCCGTTGCCCGGGGCACGTATAGGCGCGAATTGGTTCAGGCAGCCCTGGATGCCACCCCCGTGTGGCATTTCGCGGTGCCCCCCGAACTCAGTTTCCCGCTGGGTACGCCGTTGAGCTATGCCGCGCCATATCTCCTGGCGCGCGGCGGCGGAATGCCTGTCCCCGTGTTGCTCGACTCACAGCCTGTCGGCATCCTGTCCCGAGACCCTGTGGCGGCGATTCCTCCCTGGCAATGGACCCAGTTGCGCGTCGAGGACGTCATGGATACACTGCGGGAGGAGATGGTGCTGCGCACCAGTCAGTCCGCGAGTGCAGCCCTGGACCGTATGCAACGGGAAAACCGTTCCAGCCTGATGCTGGTGGACCAATGGGGCAATTTCGGAGGCATCGTCACTGCCGCGAGTCTCCACGCTGCCCTCGCGTCCATGCAGGGCTGA
- a CDS encoding 4Fe-4S dicluster domain-containing protein: protein MKRIYAKEDYCIGCRLCEIYCIFQHSGCDTLVKAFSQKDCLPDPAVRVEEDGAISFALQCRHCDDAPCVAACISGAMTRDPETGAIKHDPDKCIGCWSCVMVCPFGAIQINLEKGKVSSKCDLCGGDVMPACVAHCPNEALVYE, encoded by the coding sequence ATGAAGCGCATATACGCGAAAGAAGACTACTGTATCGGATGCCGGCTCTGCGAGATCTACTGTATCTTCCAGCACTCCGGCTGCGATACGCTGGTCAAGGCCTTCTCTCAGAAGGACTGCCTGCCCGATCCAGCGGTGCGCGTGGAGGAGGACGGAGCCATCTCCTTCGCTCTCCAGTGCCGCCATTGTGACGATGCACCGTGCGTCGCCGCGTGCATCTCCGGAGCCATGACCCGGGACCCTGAGACCGGCGCAATCAAGCACGATCCCGACAAGTGTATCGGCTGCTGGAGCTGCGTCATGGTCTGCCCCTTTGGGGCGATCCAGATAAACCTGGAAAAGGGCAAGGTCAGCTCCAAGTGCGATCTCTGCGGTGGCGACGTAATGCCGGCATGTGTGGCCCACTGCCCGAACGAGGCGTTGGTCTATGAGTGA
- a CDS encoding IMP dehydrogenase, with protein MALSVLAPEFIIKRDPDLCIECGVCSRQCSFDTHTIDPEDGSITSDAIRCCGCQRCASLCPTGALTIIERELTGRSHPNWTLGAQRNIARQAETGGMLLTGMGSDKPYKNIWDHLVLNASQVTNPSIDPLREPMELRTYLGSKPDRVEFDDDGNLLSEIGPLLELDVPIMFSAMSYGSISLNACKSLAAAAAQSGTYFNTGEGGLHRDLYQYSDRAIVQVASGRFGVNPEYLAHSAAVEIKIGQGAKPGIGGHLPGEKVTADISQTRMIPMGADAISPAPHHDIYSIEDLKQLIYALKEATNYTKPISVKIAAVNNVIPIASGCVRAGADIVAIDGVRGGSGATPTVIRDNVGIPIEFAIAAVDSQLRKENIRNQASIVAAGGFRNSADIMKAIALGADAVYIGTSALIALGCHMCQKCYTGKCTWGIATQDPYLTKRLNPEIGTRRAANLLRAWGLEMKEMLGGMGMDSIDSLRGNREMLRGIGLTKEELEILDVAPAGM; from the coding sequence TTGGCTCTCTCAGTTCTTGCACCTGAATTCATCATCAAACGCGACCCTGACCTGTGCATCGAGTGCGGGGTCTGCTCCCGCCAGTGCTCTTTCGATACCCACACCATCGATCCCGAGGACGGCTCCATCACCTCCGATGCCATTCGTTGCTGTGGCTGCCAGCGCTGCGCATCACTATGCCCCACAGGCGCCCTCACCATTATCGAGCGCGAACTCACAGGCAGATCCCACCCCAACTGGACCCTCGGTGCCCAGCGCAACATCGCCCGTCAGGCCGAGACGGGTGGCATGCTGCTCACCGGCATGGGCAGCGACAAGCCTTACAAGAACATCTGGGACCACCTGGTTCTCAACGCATCGCAGGTCACGAACCCATCCATTGACCCGCTTCGCGAGCCCATGGAGTTGCGAACTTACCTCGGCTCCAAGCCCGATCGGGTTGAGTTCGACGACGACGGAAACCTGCTGAGCGAAATCGGTCCGCTGCTGGAACTCGATGTGCCCATCATGTTCTCGGCCATGTCTTACGGGTCTATCAGCTTGAACGCCTGTAAGTCCTTGGCTGCCGCCGCAGCCCAGTCCGGCACCTACTTCAACACTGGCGAGGGCGGCTTGCACCGTGACCTGTACCAGTACTCGGACCGCGCCATTGTGCAGGTCGCGTCCGGGCGTTTCGGTGTGAACCCCGAATACCTGGCCCACTCCGCGGCAGTGGAGATCAAGATCGGTCAGGGCGCCAAGCCCGGAATCGGCGGCCACCTGCCTGGCGAGAAGGTCACTGCGGACATCTCCCAGACCCGCATGATCCCAATGGGTGCCGATGCCATCTCACCGGCTCCCCACCATGACATTTATTCCATCGAGGACCTCAAGCAGCTCATCTACGCGCTGAAAGAGGCCACCAACTACACCAAACCGATTTCTGTGAAAATCGCCGCAGTCAACAACGTCATTCCCATCGCCAGCGGGTGTGTGCGGGCAGGGGCGGACATCGTGGCTATTGACGGCGTCCGGGGCGGCAGTGGCGCAACACCCACTGTCATCCGCGACAATGTGGGTATTCCCATCGAGTTCGCAATTGCCGCTGTGGACAGCCAGTTGCGCAAGGAGAACATCCGCAACCAGGCATCGATCGTGGCCGCCGGCGGGTTCCGCAACAGCGCAGACATCATGAAGGCAATCGCCCTGGGAGCCGACGCGGTCTACATCGGAACTTCGGCACTGATCGCTCTCGGCTGCCACATGTGCCAGAAGTGCTACACCGGCAAGTGCACCTGGGGCATCGCCACCCAGGACCCGTACCTGACCAAGCGCTTGAACCCGGAGATCGGCACTCGCAGGGCCGCCAATCTCCTGCGCGCCTGGGGCCTTGAGATGAAGGAGATGCTGGGTGGCATGGGCATGGACAGCATCGACAGCCTGCGCGGTAACCGCGAGATGCTCCGCGGCATCGGGCTGACAAAGGAAGAGTTGGAGATCCTTGACGTTGCACCGGCGGGGATGTAG
- a CDS encoding NAD(P)/FAD-dependent oxidoreductase: MSEKRYDYLIIGNSTAAIAAVEAIREVDRAGTLAVVSDQPEHCYCSPLITYCLAGKIPEEQLDYRPGDFYEKAHVDTILGAAATEVKPAAHEVVLADGRVLGYGKLLLAIGGVPFVPPIPGCDLSGVFTFTRHEDMRRVQEFIDGNVVRQAVVIGAGMIGVKVAEAFAHLGIETTVVELQDRVLPLALDQVGSQMAQHVMEEHGIRVLTTAGATSIGGGSGKVQSVTLDTGSRLPAQIVVVAVGVRPNTALAEHAGISVNRGILVDDHMRTSDPDIYAAGDCTEGFDPLLGETRPIAIWPGAYMQGEVAGRNMAGQDDGYVGSIPMNSIQVCGLPTISVGLTTPPEGAEVLQYKSPDGKRYRKFFILDNKIVGALFVGEIDRAGIITGLIRDGKDVSSFKQSLIERDLGLLALPKHYRKHMVSGPGIEV, translated from the coding sequence ATGAGTGAGAAGAGATACGACTACCTGATCATCGGCAACTCCACCGCGGCCATCGCAGCGGTCGAAGCGATCCGCGAGGTGGACCGCGCGGGCACACTGGCGGTTGTCTCGGACCAGCCCGAGCACTGCTACTGCTCCCCGCTTATCACCTACTGCCTCGCGGGCAAGATCCCCGAAGAGCAGTTGGATTACCGCCCCGGCGATTTCTATGAGAAGGCCCATGTGGACACCATTCTCGGCGCGGCTGCAACCGAGGTCAAGCCGGCGGCTCACGAGGTCGTTCTCGCGGACGGCCGTGTACTGGGCTATGGCAAGCTCTTGCTGGCCATTGGCGGCGTGCCTTTCGTGCCTCCCATCCCCGGGTGTGACCTCAGCGGCGTGTTCACATTCACCCGCCACGAGGACATGCGCCGGGTCCAGGAGTTCATCGACGGGAATGTGGTCCGCCAGGCCGTGGTCATCGGCGCGGGCATGATCGGTGTGAAGGTCGCGGAAGCCTTCGCTCACCTCGGCATAGAGACTACAGTTGTCGAGCTTCAGGATCGCGTCCTGCCACTTGCGCTGGATCAGGTCGGCTCACAAATGGCCCAGCATGTCATGGAAGAGCATGGCATACGTGTTCTCACCACCGCGGGAGCCACCAGCATTGGCGGCGGCAGCGGCAAAGTGCAGTCTGTCACCCTCGACACCGGTTCCCGCCTGCCTGCCCAGATCGTGGTCGTGGCAGTGGGCGTGCGGCCCAACACCGCACTCGCCGAACACGCGGGCATCAGCGTGAACCGCGGCATCCTGGTGGACGACCACATGCGCACCAGCGACCCCGACATCTACGCCGCCGGGGACTGCACGGAGGGCTTCGACCCGCTCCTTGGGGAGACCCGGCCCATCGCCATCTGGCCGGGCGCGTACATGCAGGGTGAGGTCGCGGGGCGCAACATGGCCGGACAGGACGACGGCTACGTGGGGAGCATCCCCATGAACTCCATCCAGGTCTGCGGACTGCCCACCATCTCCGTCGGACTTACCACGCCGCCGGAAGGCGCCGAAGTCCTTCAGTACAAGTCGCCTGACGGTAAGCGTTACCGCAAGTTCTTTATCCTCGACAACAAGATCGTCGGGGCGCTTTTTGTTGGCGAGATCGACCGGGCGGGCATTATCACCGGCCTGATCCGCGACGGTAAGGATGTCTCCAGCTTCAAACAGAGCCTCATCGAACGGGACTTGGGCCTGCTTGCGCTGCCCAAGCATTACCGAAAACACATGGTCAGCGGGCCCGGGATCGAAGTATGA